A window of Diabrotica virgifera virgifera chromosome 9, PGI_DIABVI_V3a contains these coding sequences:
- the LOC114329284 gene encoding protein CTLA-2-alpha, which yields MFSKVFVLALIVAVAVASQTAEEAWPKYKTDYNRNYDAQEDATRFAIFKTNYDQIEAHNKKFEAGEVTWSMGLNQFADRTPEELKHLHGLRRPVGGSGVH from the exons ATGTTTAGTAAAGTATTTGTACTTGCTCTCATTGTAGCTGTTGCTGTTGCATCACAAACTGCTGAAGAAGCATGGCCAAAATACAAG acTGATTACAATAGGAACTACGACGCTCAGGAAGATGCTACAAGATTCGCCATTTTCAAGACTAACTACGACCAGATTGAAGCACACAACAAAAAGTTCGAAGCTGGTGAAGTAACATGGTCCATGGGATTGAACCAATTCGCTGACAGGACCCCAGAAGAACTAAAACATCTTCATGGACTCAGACGTCCCGTAGGTGGTAGTGGAGTACATTAA